Proteins from a genomic interval of Chryseobacterium indologenes:
- a CDS encoding diacylglycerol kinase family protein → MQKPPLHKSFLNAFRGVFFMLKTERNFQIELLAFLVNLFLIFYLQLSGIDAALILFVSFAVLSAEIFNTSIEKICDFIQPDFDKRIGFIKDIAAAGVVLMTTASIIVGILVYWKYIFN, encoded by the coding sequence ATGCAAAAACCTCCTCTTCATAAAAGTTTTCTGAATGCTTTCCGGGGAGTTTTTTTTATGCTGAAGACGGAGAGAAATTTTCAAATTGAGCTTCTGGCTTTTTTGGTAAATCTGTTTTTAATTTTTTATTTACAACTTTCCGGTATTGATGCTGCTCTGATCCTTTTTGTTTCTTTTGCCGTTTTAAGTGCGGAAATTTTTAATACATCCATTGAAAAGATCTGTGATTTCATACAGCCTGATTTTGATAAAAGAATCGGTTTTATTAAGGATATTGCAGCCGCCGGAGTGGTACTTATGACTACTGCTTCCATTATTGTGGGAATTCTTGTGTACTGGAAATACATTTTTAACTGA
- a CDS encoding AraC family transcriptional regulator: protein MNNVKMEPFKVIGISVRTTNENNQAAKDIPVLWENLMNEDILNRIPNKTDNTIYSIYTDYEKDHTKPYTTILGCKVENLDHIPEGMVGKSFDGGDYIKFTTKGDLAKDLVINEWLKIWEMDMDRAFTADFEVYGEKAQNPSDAEVDIFIAVK, encoded by the coding sequence ATGAATAACGTAAAAATGGAACCTTTTAAGGTCATTGGAATCTCAGTAAGAACTACAAATGAAAATAATCAGGCCGCAAAAGATATTCCTGTATTGTGGGAAAATTTGATGAATGAGGATATTCTGAATCGTATTCCCAATAAAACTGATAATACGATATATTCCATCTACACGGATTATGAAAAAGATCATACAAAACCTTATACAACCATTCTCGGATGTAAGGTAGAAAACCTCGATCATATCCCTGAAGGAATGGTAGGGAAATCTTTTGATGGCGGAGATTATATAAAGTTTACCACAAAGGGAGACCTAGCAAAAGATCTGGTGATCAACGAATGGTTAAAAATCTGGGAAATGGATATGGATAGAGCATTTACAGCTGATTTTGAAGTTTATGGAGAAAAAGCACAAAATCCATCAGATGCAGAAGTAGATATTTTCATTGCCGTGAAATAA
- a CDS encoding gamma-glutamylcyclotransferase — MPYLFSYGTLQKEQVQLETFGRILQGEKDTLLGYQLDMIEITDPEVLRKSGQKYHPVLQFSGSSEDQVEGILFEVTEDEILQADEYEVDDYKRIETLFTSGKNGFIYVGK; from the coding sequence ATGCCTTATTTATTCTCTTACGGAACCCTGCAGAAAGAGCAGGTGCAGCTTGAAACTTTCGGACGGATTTTACAAGGTGAAAAAGACACGCTTTTAGGCTATCAACTCGATATGATTGAAATTACGGATCCTGAAGTCCTCCGGAAAAGCGGGCAAAAATACCATCCGGTACTGCAGTTTTCAGGAAGTAGCGAAGATCAGGTGGAAGGAATACTTTTCGAAGTGACAGAAGATGAAATCCTGCAGGCAGATGAATACGAAGTGGATGATTATAAAAGAATCGAAACCTTATTTACATCAGGGAAAAACGGTTTTATTTATGTAGGAAAATAA
- a CDS encoding ribonuclease inhibitor, with product MLNTSNKNTRKMIVIHGGHFSSLGGFYEEVSKVLMKGTDWNVGTLDGFDDILYGGFGVFENHEEIEILWKESEKSKQELGFIATREFYENKIKQGKPFNIKLIQQKLDDLISGKGPTLFDILVEIIESHTNISLTLS from the coding sequence GTGTTGAATACTTCAAATAAAAATACAAGAAAAATGATCGTCATCCATGGCGGTCATTTTTCGTCTTTAGGAGGTTTCTACGAAGAAGTCTCCAAAGTCCTGATGAAAGGTACAGACTGGAATGTGGGTACACTCGATGGCTTTGATGATATTCTGTACGGCGGTTTCGGAGTATTTGAAAACCATGAAGAAATTGAAATCCTCTGGAAAGAATCAGAAAAGTCAAAACAAGAGCTCGGCTTTATCGCTACCCGGGAATTCTACGAAAATAAAATCAAACAGGGAAAGCCTTTCAATATAAAACTGATTCAGCAGAAACTTGATGATTTGATTTCCGGAAAAGGACCAACTTTGTTTGATATTCTGGTTGAGATCATAGAATCACACACTAATATTAGTTTGACGTTGAGCTGA